One Manihot esculenta cultivar AM560-2 chromosome 18, M.esculenta_v8, whole genome shotgun sequence genomic window carries:
- the LOC110606412 gene encoding protein CHUP1, chloroplastic isoform X1: MPQEEDESLIIYLKKELEASLIRNESLEKGNQELRQEIIRLKAQISSLKAHDNERKSMLWKKLQNANESSKNDECQQKPSEFLKVSKQSADLSSPLPKMQESVPRKESQLPNLPPKLISPSVSSSPFSGVNKLPPTFAPPPPPPPTKMSPLSKSVRRVPEVAEFYRLLTRKSAHMENKSNSTATSGTAFTLNMIGEIENRSTHLSAIKSDVEKRKEFINTLIKEVECAAFKDISEVESFVKWLDVELSSLVDERAVLKHFAQWPERKADALREAAFNYRDLRTLDSEASSFEDNPKEPLMKALGKMQSLQDRLEGSINNTERTRESTVKKYRDFQIPWEWLLDSGFIGQMKLNSLKLAKEYMKRITKELLQHSESLDEENLLLQGARFAYRVHQFAGGFDTGTINAFQELKAAGMRIHN, translated from the exons ATGCCTCAAGAAGAAGATGAATCTTTGATCATCTACCTGAAGAAAGAACTCGAAGCTTCTTTGATAAGGAATGAATCACTGGAGAAGGGAAATCAGGAATTAAGACAAGAAATAATTCGTCTAAAAGCACAGATAAGTTCCCTCAAAGCACATGATAACGAGAGGAAATCTATGCTTTGGAAGAAGTTACAGAATGCTAATGAAAGTAGCAAGAATGACGAATGCCAACAGAAACCATCAGAGTTTCTCAAAGTGTCGAAACAGAGTGCAGATCTTTCAAGCCCATTGCCGAAAATGCAAGAATCAGTACCCAGAAAGGAAAGCCAGTTGCCAAACCTACCACCTAAGCTTATTTCTCCATCTGTTTCATCCTCTCCGTTCTCTGGAGTTAATAAATTGCCACCAACTTTTGCCCCGCCACCTCCACCGCCACCAACAAAGATGTCTCCCCTATCAAAATCAGTTCGACGTGTGCCAGAAGTTGCTGAGTTTTATCGTTTGCTTACAAGGAAAAGCGCCCACATGGAAAACAAAAGCAATTCTACTGCTACTTCAGGAACTGCTTTTACATTGAACATGATTGGAGAAATTGAGAACCGCTCCACTCATCTTTCCGCT ATAAAATCAGATGTGGAAAAACGCAAGGAATTCATTAATACATTAATCAAAGAAGTGGAGTGTGCGGCATTTAAGGATATATCAGAAGTGGAGTCATTTGTAAAATGGCTAGATGTTGAACTTTCTTCCTTAGTAGATGAAAGAGCTGTATTGAAGCATTTCGCACAATGGCCAGAACGAAAAGCAGATGCTCTAAGAGAAGCTGCTTTCAACTACAGGGACCTGAGAACACTAGATTCAGAAGCTTCATCATTTGAAGACAATCCAAAAGAGCCTTTAATGAAGGCTTTAGGAAAGATGCAATCCCTGCAAGACAG GTTGGAAGGAAGCATTAACAATACTGAAAGGACAAGGGAAAGTACGGTCAAGAAGTATAGGGATTTCCAGATCCCATGGGAATGGTTGCTGGACTCAGGCTTCATTGGTCAG ATGAAATTGAATTCTTTGAAGCTAGCCAAGGAGTACATGAAAAGAATAACTAAAGAACTACTACAGCACAGTGAGAGCTTGGATGAAGAGAATCTCCTGCTTCAGGGAGCAAGATTTGCTTATCGAGTACACCAG TTTGCAGGCGGCTTTGACACAGGGACCATAAACGCATTTCAAGAATTGAAGGCGGCTGGAATGAGGATTCATAATTAA
- the LOC110606412 gene encoding protein CHUP1, chloroplastic isoform X2, producing MPQEEDESLIIYLKKELEASLIRNESLEKGNQELRQEIIRLKAQISSLKAHDNERKSMLWKKLQNANESSKNDECQQKPSEFLKVSKQSADLSSPLPKMQESVPRKESQLPNLPPKLISPSVSSSPFSGVNKLPPTFAPPPPPPPTKMSPLSKSVRRVPEVAEFYRLLTRKSAHMENKSNSTATSGTAFTLNMIGEIENRSTHLSAIKSDVEKRKEFINTLIKEVECAAFKDISEVESFVKWLDVELSSLVDERAVLKHFAQWPERKADALREAAFNYRDLRTLDSEASSFEDNPKEPLMKALGKMQSLQDRLEGSINNTERTRESTVKKYRDFQIPWEWLLDSGFIGQMKLNSLKLAKEYMKRITKELLQHSESLDEENLLLQGARFAYRVHQAALTQGP from the exons ATGCCTCAAGAAGAAGATGAATCTTTGATCATCTACCTGAAGAAAGAACTCGAAGCTTCTTTGATAAGGAATGAATCACTGGAGAAGGGAAATCAGGAATTAAGACAAGAAATAATTCGTCTAAAAGCACAGATAAGTTCCCTCAAAGCACATGATAACGAGAGGAAATCTATGCTTTGGAAGAAGTTACAGAATGCTAATGAAAGTAGCAAGAATGACGAATGCCAACAGAAACCATCAGAGTTTCTCAAAGTGTCGAAACAGAGTGCAGATCTTTCAAGCCCATTGCCGAAAATGCAAGAATCAGTACCCAGAAAGGAAAGCCAGTTGCCAAACCTACCACCTAAGCTTATTTCTCCATCTGTTTCATCCTCTCCGTTCTCTGGAGTTAATAAATTGCCACCAACTTTTGCCCCGCCACCTCCACCGCCACCAACAAAGATGTCTCCCCTATCAAAATCAGTTCGACGTGTGCCAGAAGTTGCTGAGTTTTATCGTTTGCTTACAAGGAAAAGCGCCCACATGGAAAACAAAAGCAATTCTACTGCTACTTCAGGAACTGCTTTTACATTGAACATGATTGGAGAAATTGAGAACCGCTCCACTCATCTTTCCGCT ATAAAATCAGATGTGGAAAAACGCAAGGAATTCATTAATACATTAATCAAAGAAGTGGAGTGTGCGGCATTTAAGGATATATCAGAAGTGGAGTCATTTGTAAAATGGCTAGATGTTGAACTTTCTTCCTTAGTAGATGAAAGAGCTGTATTGAAGCATTTCGCACAATGGCCAGAACGAAAAGCAGATGCTCTAAGAGAAGCTGCTTTCAACTACAGGGACCTGAGAACACTAGATTCAGAAGCTTCATCATTTGAAGACAATCCAAAAGAGCCTTTAATGAAGGCTTTAGGAAAGATGCAATCCCTGCAAGACAG GTTGGAAGGAAGCATTAACAATACTGAAAGGACAAGGGAAAGTACGGTCAAGAAGTATAGGGATTTCCAGATCCCATGGGAATGGTTGCTGGACTCAGGCTTCATTGGTCAG ATGAAATTGAATTCTTTGAAGCTAGCCAAGGAGTACATGAAAAGAATAACTAAAGAACTACTACAGCACAGTGAGAGCTTGGATGAAGAGAATCTCCTGCTTCAGGGAGCAAGATTTGCTTATCGAGTACACCAG GCGGCTTTGACACAGGGACCATAA
- the LOC110606412 gene encoding protein CHUP1, chloroplastic isoform X3 yields the protein MPQEEDESLIIYLKKELEASLIRNESLEKGNQELRQEIIRLKAQISSLKAHDNERKSMLWKKLQNANESSKNDECQQKPSEFLKVSKQSADLSSPLPKMQESVPRKESQLPNLPPKLISPSVSSSPFSGVNKLPPTFAPPPPPPPTKMSPLSKSVRRVPEVAEFYRLLTRKSAHMENKSNSTATSGTAFTLNMIGEIENRSTHLSAIKSDVEKRKEFINTLIKEVECAAFKDISEVESFVKWLDVELSSLVDERAVLKHFAQWPERKADALREAAFNYRDLRTLDSEASSFEDNPKEPLMKALGKMQSLQDRRASWKEALTILKGQGKVRSRSIGISRSHGNGCWTQASLVR from the exons ATGCCTCAAGAAGAAGATGAATCTTTGATCATCTACCTGAAGAAAGAACTCGAAGCTTCTTTGATAAGGAATGAATCACTGGAGAAGGGAAATCAGGAATTAAGACAAGAAATAATTCGTCTAAAAGCACAGATAAGTTCCCTCAAAGCACATGATAACGAGAGGAAATCTATGCTTTGGAAGAAGTTACAGAATGCTAATGAAAGTAGCAAGAATGACGAATGCCAACAGAAACCATCAGAGTTTCTCAAAGTGTCGAAACAGAGTGCAGATCTTTCAAGCCCATTGCCGAAAATGCAAGAATCAGTACCCAGAAAGGAAAGCCAGTTGCCAAACCTACCACCTAAGCTTATTTCTCCATCTGTTTCATCCTCTCCGTTCTCTGGAGTTAATAAATTGCCACCAACTTTTGCCCCGCCACCTCCACCGCCACCAACAAAGATGTCTCCCCTATCAAAATCAGTTCGACGTGTGCCAGAAGTTGCTGAGTTTTATCGTTTGCTTACAAGGAAAAGCGCCCACATGGAAAACAAAAGCAATTCTACTGCTACTTCAGGAACTGCTTTTACATTGAACATGATTGGAGAAATTGAGAACCGCTCCACTCATCTTTCCGCT ATAAAATCAGATGTGGAAAAACGCAAGGAATTCATTAATACATTAATCAAAGAAGTGGAGTGTGCGGCATTTAAGGATATATCAGAAGTGGAGTCATTTGTAAAATGGCTAGATGTTGAACTTTCTTCCTTAGTAGATGAAAGAGCTGTATTGAAGCATTTCGCACAATGGCCAGAACGAAAAGCAGATGCTCTAAGAGAAGCTGCTTTCAACTACAGGGACCTGAGAACACTAGATTCAGAAGCTTCATCATTTGAAGACAATCCAAAAGAGCCTTTAATGAAGGCTTTAGGAAAGATGCAATCCCTGCAAGACAGGCGAGCAA GTTGGAAGGAAGCATTAACAATACTGAAAGGACAAGGGAAAGTACGGTCAAGAAGTATAGGGATTTCCAGATCCCATGGGAATGGTTGCTGGACTCAGGCTTCATTGGTCAG ATGA